The Camelina sativa cultivar DH55 chromosome 14, Cs, whole genome shotgun sequence genome includes a window with the following:
- the LOC104742169 gene encoding uncharacterized protein LOC104742169: MFFFFVGGLGQQVRQVLKSSAGTCIRCGSEADLVDYDKVLKLFFVPVWRWPGKDPLLHCKGCDLFFPQSLSSPPPVSSLAMCRFCDRVVEPDFRFCPFCGSAL, encoded by the coding sequence atgttcttcttcttcgttggtGGGTTAGGGCAACAAGTGAGACAGGTACTTAAATCCAGCGCCGGAACATGCATAAGATGCGGCTCTGAAGCTGATTTGGTCGATTACGACAAAGTCTTGAAACTCTTCTTCGTTCCTGTTTGGAGATGGCCTGGCAAAGATCCTCTACTTCATTGTAAAGGCTGCGATCTGTTCTTCCCTCAGTCACTGTCTTCACCGCCACCAGTGTCTTCTCTAGCTATGTGCCGCTTCTGTGATCGTGTCGTGGAGCCTGATTTCCGTTTCTGCCCCTTTTGTGGCTCTGCTCTGTAA